A stretch of the Vigna radiata var. radiata cultivar VC1973A chromosome 9, Vradiata_ver6, whole genome shotgun sequence genome encodes the following:
- the LOC106774131 gene encoding homeobox-leucine zipper protein ANTHOCYANINLESS 2 isoform X2 — MSFGGFLENKSGSGAARHDLLDIPYNNVTTTNHTNTNEDDRMPFGAISQPRLVTTTTPTLAKSMFNSPGLSLALQTNIDGQEDVNRMVENSFEPNGLRRSREEEHESRSGSDNIDGASGDEQDAADNPPRKKRYHRHTPQQIQELEALFKECPHPDEKQRLELSKRLCLETRQVKFWFQNRRTQMKTQLERHENTLLRQENDKLRAENMSIRDAMRNPMCSNCGGPAIIGEISLEEQHLRIENARLKDELDRVCALTGKFLGRPVSSLPNSSLELGVGGNGFGGISIGTTLPLGQDFGMGMSMSVSNNPLAMVSPSSTRPTSVVGGFDRSMERSMFLELALAAMDELVKMAQTGEPLWVRNVEGGREIMNHEEYARTFTPCIGLRPNGFVSEASRENGMVIINSLALVETLMDANRWAEMFPCIIARTSTTEVISNGINGTRNGALQLMHAELQVLSPLVPVREVNFLRFCKQHAEGVWAVVDVSIDSIRESSGAPSTFVNCRRLPSGCVVQDMPNGYSKVTWVEHAEYDESQIHQVYRPSLNSGMGFGAQRWVATLQRQCECLAILMSSAAPSRDHSAITAGGRRSMVKLAQRMTNNFCAGVCASTVHKWNKLNPGNVDEDVRVMTRKSVDDPGEPPGIVLSAATSVWLPVSPQRLFDFLRDERLRSEWDILSNGGPMQEMAHIAKGQDHGNCVSLLRASAINSSQSSMLILQETCIDEAGSLVVYAPVDIPAMHVVMNGGDSAYVALLPSGFAIVPDGPGSRGSQNGPTAATNGGDNGAARVSGSLLTVAFQILVNSLPTAKLTVESVETVNNLISCTVQKIKAALHCES, encoded by the exons ATGAGTTTTGGGGGTTTTCTTGAGAACAAATCGGGTAGTGGCGCAGCCAGACACGACCTTTTGGATATTCCTTACAACAACGTTACCACCACCAACCATACCAACACCAACGAAGACGATAGAATGCCCTTTGGTGCAATCTCTCAGCCACGCCTGGTGACCACCACCACTCCAACCCTGGCCAAATCCATGTTCAACTCCCCAGGACTATCTCTGGCACTT CAAACCAATATAGATGGACAAGAAGATGTGAATAGAATGGTCGAAAATAGCTTCGAACCAAACGGTTTGCGAAGAAGCAgagaagaagaacatgaaaGCAGATCTGGCAGCGACAACATCGACGGCGCTTCCGGCGATGAACAAGATGCCGCCGACAACCCTCCGAGGAAAAAACGCTATCACCGACACACCCCTCAGCAGATACAAGAACTTGAAGc GTTGTTCAAGGAGTGTCCTCATCCAGATGAGAAGCAAAGACTCGAACTTAGCAAGAGGCTGTGCTTGGAAACTCGACAGGTGAAGTTTTGGTTCCAAAACCGGAGAACCCAAATGAAG ACCCAGTTGGAGCGGCACGAGAACACTTTGCTGAGGCAAGAGAACGACAAGCTGAGAGCGGAGAACATGTCTATCAGGGACGCAATGAGGAACCCCATGTGCTCCAATTGCGGTGGCCCTGCCATCATCGGCGAGATTTCGCTGGAGGAGCAGCATCTTCGGATTGAGAACGCCCGGTTGAAGGACGAGCTCGATCGCGTGTGTGCACTCACGGGCAAGTTTCTGGGTCGCCCCGTTTCTTCGTTACCGAATTCAAGTTTGGAGCTTGGCGTTGGGGGGAACGGGTTTGGTGGAATCAGCATTGGCACTACATTGCCTTTGGGACAAGATTTTGGGATGGGAATGTCGATGTCTGTGTCTAACAACCCTTTGGCTATGGTGTCTCCCTCTAGTACCCGACCAACTTCTGTTGTGGGTGGGTTTGATAGGTCCATGGAAAGGTCCATGTTTCTTGAGCTTGCTTTGGCTGCCATGGATGAGTTGGTGAAGATGGCTCAAACTGGGGAGCCTCTTTGGGTGAGGAATGTTGAAGGTGGGAGGGAAATCATGAACCATGAGGAGTACGCGAGAACCTTCACTCCTTGTATTGGTTTGAGACCAAATGGGTTTGTGTCCGAAGCCTCTAGGGAAAATGGAATGGTAATCATTAACAGTTTGGCACTTGTTGAGACTCTCATGGACGCG AATCGATGGGCAGAGATGTTTCCTTGTATCATTGCAAGAACCTCCACTACTGAAGTGATATCTAACGGGATAAATGGAACAAGAAATGGAGCACTTCAATTA ATGCATGCTGAACTTCAAGTTCTTTCGCCTTTGGTTCCTGTTCGTGAGGTCAATTTCCTAAGGTTTTGCAAGCAGCACGCAGAAGGGGTTTGGGCAGTGGTGGATGTTTCCATAGATAGCATCAGAGAAAGTTCAGGAGCACCATCCACTTTTGTCAACTGTAGGAGGCTTCCTTCTGGTTGTGTTGTGCAAGACATGCCCAATGGTTACTCCAAG GTGACATGGGTGGAGCACGCAGAATACGATGAGAGCCAAATTCACCAGGTTTATAGACCATCGTTGAACTCAGGCATGGGGTTCGGTGCACAGCGTTGGGTGGCTACCCTTCAACGCCAATGCGAGTGTCTTGCCATCTTAATGTCCTCAGCAGCACCCTCTCGAGACCATTCAG CAATAACGGCGGGGGGAAGGCGGAGCATGGTGAAGCTGGCGCAGCGAATGACCAACAACTTCTGTGCCGGCGTGTGTGCCTCCACGGTGCACAAGTGGAACAAGCTCAACCCCGGGAACGTGGATGAGGACGTGAGGGTGATGACAAGGAAGAGCGTGGATGATCCCGGCGAGCCGCCGGGGATTGTGCTGAGCGCGGCCACCTCCGTTTGGCTCCCCGTGTCGCCGCAGAGGCTCTTTGACTTCCTTCGGGACGAGCGCCTCCGAAGCGAGTGGGACATACTCTCCAACGGCGGGCCCATGCAGGAGATGGCCCACATCGCCAAGGGCCAAGACCACGGCAACTGCGTCTCTCTCCTCCGAGCCAGT gccATAAACTCCAGCCAGAGCAGCATGCTTATACTACAGGAGACATGCATAGACGAGGCGGGGTCACTTGTGGTGTACGCGCCGGTGGATATCCCGGCCATGCATGTGGTTATGAACGGTGGTGATTCAGCTTATGTGGCACTGTTGCCATCGGGATTTGCTATTGTTCCCGATGGGCCTGGGTCTCGTGGGTCACAGAATGGGCCTACTGCCGCAACAAACGGTGGTGATAATGGTGCTGCACGCGTGAGTGGGTCCCTCTTAACGGTTGCTTTTCAGATCCTTGTGAATAGTCTTCCTACAGCCAAACTCACAGTAGAGTCCGTGGAAACCGTGAACAATCTCATATCATGCACCGTTCAAAAAATCAAAGCTGCACTCCACTGTGAAAGTTAA
- the LOC106774131 gene encoding homeobox-leucine zipper protein ANTHOCYANINLESS 2 isoform X1, with translation MSFGGFLENKSGSGAARHDLLDIPYNNVTTTNHTNTNEDDRMPFGAISQPRLVTTTTPTLAKSMFNSPGLSLALQQTNIDGQEDVNRMVENSFEPNGLRRSREEEHESRSGSDNIDGASGDEQDAADNPPRKKRYHRHTPQQIQELEALFKECPHPDEKQRLELSKRLCLETRQVKFWFQNRRTQMKTQLERHENTLLRQENDKLRAENMSIRDAMRNPMCSNCGGPAIIGEISLEEQHLRIENARLKDELDRVCALTGKFLGRPVSSLPNSSLELGVGGNGFGGISIGTTLPLGQDFGMGMSMSVSNNPLAMVSPSSTRPTSVVGGFDRSMERSMFLELALAAMDELVKMAQTGEPLWVRNVEGGREIMNHEEYARTFTPCIGLRPNGFVSEASRENGMVIINSLALVETLMDANRWAEMFPCIIARTSTTEVISNGINGTRNGALQLMHAELQVLSPLVPVREVNFLRFCKQHAEGVWAVVDVSIDSIRESSGAPSTFVNCRRLPSGCVVQDMPNGYSKVTWVEHAEYDESQIHQVYRPSLNSGMGFGAQRWVATLQRQCECLAILMSSAAPSRDHSAITAGGRRSMVKLAQRMTNNFCAGVCASTVHKWNKLNPGNVDEDVRVMTRKSVDDPGEPPGIVLSAATSVWLPVSPQRLFDFLRDERLRSEWDILSNGGPMQEMAHIAKGQDHGNCVSLLRASAINSSQSSMLILQETCIDEAGSLVVYAPVDIPAMHVVMNGGDSAYVALLPSGFAIVPDGPGSRGSQNGPTAATNGGDNGAARVSGSLLTVAFQILVNSLPTAKLTVESVETVNNLISCTVQKIKAALHCES, from the exons ATGAGTTTTGGGGGTTTTCTTGAGAACAAATCGGGTAGTGGCGCAGCCAGACACGACCTTTTGGATATTCCTTACAACAACGTTACCACCACCAACCATACCAACACCAACGAAGACGATAGAATGCCCTTTGGTGCAATCTCTCAGCCACGCCTGGTGACCACCACCACTCCAACCCTGGCCAAATCCATGTTCAACTCCCCAGGACTATCTCTGGCACTT caGCAAACCAATATAGATGGACAAGAAGATGTGAATAGAATGGTCGAAAATAGCTTCGAACCAAACGGTTTGCGAAGAAGCAgagaagaagaacatgaaaGCAGATCTGGCAGCGACAACATCGACGGCGCTTCCGGCGATGAACAAGATGCCGCCGACAACCCTCCGAGGAAAAAACGCTATCACCGACACACCCCTCAGCAGATACAAGAACTTGAAGc GTTGTTCAAGGAGTGTCCTCATCCAGATGAGAAGCAAAGACTCGAACTTAGCAAGAGGCTGTGCTTGGAAACTCGACAGGTGAAGTTTTGGTTCCAAAACCGGAGAACCCAAATGAAG ACCCAGTTGGAGCGGCACGAGAACACTTTGCTGAGGCAAGAGAACGACAAGCTGAGAGCGGAGAACATGTCTATCAGGGACGCAATGAGGAACCCCATGTGCTCCAATTGCGGTGGCCCTGCCATCATCGGCGAGATTTCGCTGGAGGAGCAGCATCTTCGGATTGAGAACGCCCGGTTGAAGGACGAGCTCGATCGCGTGTGTGCACTCACGGGCAAGTTTCTGGGTCGCCCCGTTTCTTCGTTACCGAATTCAAGTTTGGAGCTTGGCGTTGGGGGGAACGGGTTTGGTGGAATCAGCATTGGCACTACATTGCCTTTGGGACAAGATTTTGGGATGGGAATGTCGATGTCTGTGTCTAACAACCCTTTGGCTATGGTGTCTCCCTCTAGTACCCGACCAACTTCTGTTGTGGGTGGGTTTGATAGGTCCATGGAAAGGTCCATGTTTCTTGAGCTTGCTTTGGCTGCCATGGATGAGTTGGTGAAGATGGCTCAAACTGGGGAGCCTCTTTGGGTGAGGAATGTTGAAGGTGGGAGGGAAATCATGAACCATGAGGAGTACGCGAGAACCTTCACTCCTTGTATTGGTTTGAGACCAAATGGGTTTGTGTCCGAAGCCTCTAGGGAAAATGGAATGGTAATCATTAACAGTTTGGCACTTGTTGAGACTCTCATGGACGCG AATCGATGGGCAGAGATGTTTCCTTGTATCATTGCAAGAACCTCCACTACTGAAGTGATATCTAACGGGATAAATGGAACAAGAAATGGAGCACTTCAATTA ATGCATGCTGAACTTCAAGTTCTTTCGCCTTTGGTTCCTGTTCGTGAGGTCAATTTCCTAAGGTTTTGCAAGCAGCACGCAGAAGGGGTTTGGGCAGTGGTGGATGTTTCCATAGATAGCATCAGAGAAAGTTCAGGAGCACCATCCACTTTTGTCAACTGTAGGAGGCTTCCTTCTGGTTGTGTTGTGCAAGACATGCCCAATGGTTACTCCAAG GTGACATGGGTGGAGCACGCAGAATACGATGAGAGCCAAATTCACCAGGTTTATAGACCATCGTTGAACTCAGGCATGGGGTTCGGTGCACAGCGTTGGGTGGCTACCCTTCAACGCCAATGCGAGTGTCTTGCCATCTTAATGTCCTCAGCAGCACCCTCTCGAGACCATTCAG CAATAACGGCGGGGGGAAGGCGGAGCATGGTGAAGCTGGCGCAGCGAATGACCAACAACTTCTGTGCCGGCGTGTGTGCCTCCACGGTGCACAAGTGGAACAAGCTCAACCCCGGGAACGTGGATGAGGACGTGAGGGTGATGACAAGGAAGAGCGTGGATGATCCCGGCGAGCCGCCGGGGATTGTGCTGAGCGCGGCCACCTCCGTTTGGCTCCCCGTGTCGCCGCAGAGGCTCTTTGACTTCCTTCGGGACGAGCGCCTCCGAAGCGAGTGGGACATACTCTCCAACGGCGGGCCCATGCAGGAGATGGCCCACATCGCCAAGGGCCAAGACCACGGCAACTGCGTCTCTCTCCTCCGAGCCAGT gccATAAACTCCAGCCAGAGCAGCATGCTTATACTACAGGAGACATGCATAGACGAGGCGGGGTCACTTGTGGTGTACGCGCCGGTGGATATCCCGGCCATGCATGTGGTTATGAACGGTGGTGATTCAGCTTATGTGGCACTGTTGCCATCGGGATTTGCTATTGTTCCCGATGGGCCTGGGTCTCGTGGGTCACAGAATGGGCCTACTGCCGCAACAAACGGTGGTGATAATGGTGCTGCACGCGTGAGTGGGTCCCTCTTAACGGTTGCTTTTCAGATCCTTGTGAATAGTCTTCCTACAGCCAAACTCACAGTAGAGTCCGTGGAAACCGTGAACAATCTCATATCATGCACCGTTCAAAAAATCAAAGCTGCACTCCACTGTGAAAGTTAA